From Brochothrix thermosphacta DSM 20171 = FSL F6-1036, a single genomic window includes:
- a CDS encoding Cof-type HAD-IIB family hydrolase, giving the protein MYKIIALDLDETLLNNEGQLSQVNREVLIEAQLAGNTVVLASGRPFDGMTKLAKELQLEQHNGYISAYNGGYVYNCETKEAIFANTIPVELAQEMTKEAITRDIDILTYSEGTILTRRPNEWATYEGGLVDMPVFEKEDMVEAINHPVNKMMFLAASEDLDVVEPLIKAVFADRLQVVRSKPFFLECTMKGITKGASLDVLAKSLGYTAENVIACGDSNNDESMIKYAGLGVAMANANDNIKNLASYEAPSNADDGVAAVVRKFMLKP; this is encoded by the coding sequence ATGTATAAAATTATTGCACTAGATTTAGATGAAACACTGTTAAACAATGAAGGTCAATTATCACAGGTTAACAGAGAAGTACTGATAGAAGCGCAATTAGCAGGTAATACTGTGGTCTTAGCTTCCGGGCGTCCTTTTGATGGAATGACAAAATTAGCAAAAGAATTACAATTAGAACAACATAACGGTTATATTTCAGCGTATAATGGAGGTTATGTGTATAATTGTGAAACGAAAGAAGCAATCTTTGCCAATACGATTCCTGTGGAATTAGCACAAGAAATGACGAAAGAAGCAATCACTAGAGATATTGATATCCTTACATACAGTGAGGGAACCATCTTAACGCGACGTCCTAATGAATGGGCAACCTATGAAGGTGGACTTGTGGATATGCCTGTATTCGAAAAGGAAGATATGGTAGAGGCAATTAACCATCCAGTAAATAAAATGATGTTTTTAGCCGCATCAGAAGATTTAGATGTTGTTGAACCACTCATCAAGGCTGTATTTGCGGATAGACTACAAGTTGTTCGTTCAAAGCCATTCTTCTTAGAATGCACTATGAAAGGTATTACAAAAGGTGCTAGTTTAGACGTATTAGCGAAGTCTCTCGGTTATACGGCAGAGAATGTTATTGCCTGTGGAGATAGTAACAACGATGAGAGTATGATTAAATATGCAGGTTTAGGTGTTGCAATGGCAAATGCCAATGACAATATTAAAAATTTGGCTTCTTATGAAGCGCCGAGTAATGCTGATGATGGTGTTGCAGCGGTTGTTCGTAAATTTATGTTGAAGCCGTAA
- a CDS encoding Cof-type HAD-IIB family hydrolase, translating to MKPRAIIFFDLDGTLLIGPNQIDESSLEAIKLLRQAGYLPVIATGRARHEIESVLEQTGIEALITMNGQYVVNANELIYSNPLKVADMNALKEAALSKNYNVTYYSDAEITSERADDQWTELNYQSLHSSYPQHRPQLYTEKEIYLMLLMTKEPDPELLTGFPQFSFLRNTPYGYDVVPKGASKAVGILQFIEQQGFEGIPTYAFGDGINDMEMFKLVDKGVAMGNAVAPLKEIAHHITDDFKQSGIYNGLKHYGLI from the coding sequence ATGAAGCCACGAGCAATTATATTCTTTGATTTAGATGGAACATTATTAATAGGACCAAATCAAATTGATGAAAGTTCACTTGAAGCAATTAAATTATTACGCCAAGCAGGGTATTTACCTGTTATTGCAACAGGGCGGGCAAGGCACGAAATTGAAAGTGTACTTGAACAAACGGGGATTGAAGCTCTAATAACAATGAATGGTCAGTATGTGGTAAATGCAAACGAGCTGATTTATTCGAATCCACTTAAAGTAGCAGATATGAACGCACTAAAAGAAGCGGCACTATCTAAAAATTATAACGTCACCTATTATAGTGATGCTGAAATAACATCGGAACGCGCCGATGATCAGTGGACAGAATTAAACTACCAAAGTTTGCATAGTAGTTATCCACAACATCGTCCACAGTTGTATACAGAAAAAGAAATTTATTTAATGTTATTAATGACAAAAGAACCAGATCCAGAGTTACTCACAGGTTTTCCACAATTTAGTTTTTTAAGAAACACACCGTACGGATATGATGTTGTACCTAAAGGCGCTTCTAAGGCAGTTGGTATTTTGCAATTTATTGAGCAACAAGGGTTTGAAGGTATTCCGACATATGCATTTGGCGATGGTATCAATGATATGGAGATGTTTAAGTTGGTTGATAAGGGTGTTGCCATGGGAAATGCGGTGGCGCCTTTGAAAGAAATTGCACATCATATAACCGATGATTTTAAACAGTCGGGCATTTATAATGGTTTGAAACACTACGGATTGATATAG
- a CDS encoding YdcF family protein has protein sequence MFAFLITGLGFVSLFFIFNAIDNRRVSNSILLTIGLFILLFGLVSIWTLDDLNTKIIYYGFIGARVFVILIGVALILNGLVVIKKEGRTLPNILSLAFGLVLIIFISITFTERFLAAPSIQRIYAAFILIVGYYIFIFFNCFISAMIYQLNRPRLNQDFIIVLGCGLNGDKVTPLLASRLNTAKRFYLKQKHRTTPPLIIVSGGQGPDELVAEATAMKHYLIEQGIPEKHLIIEDKSTTTEENLRFSKKIMDGLKDTYSSIFVTNNYHTFRAGIFAKRVHLDSGGIGAHTAPYYLPTAFVREYIAILMLHKWLHLCVTILLIALLIFA, from the coding sequence GTGTTTGCTTTTTTAATTACCGGATTAGGTTTTGTTAGTCTCTTTTTTATTTTTAATGCCATTGATAATCGGCGCGTTAGCAATTCTATTTTGTTAACTATAGGCCTCTTCATTTTATTATTTGGGTTAGTCTCTATATGGACCTTAGATGATCTCAATACTAAAATTATCTATTATGGTTTTATTGGTGCCCGTGTATTTGTTATTTTAATTGGGGTAGCATTAATTCTTAATGGATTAGTTGTTATAAAAAAAGAAGGCCGCACATTACCCAATATTCTATCCTTAGCTTTTGGACTCGTATTGATTATTTTTATCAGTATCACTTTTACTGAACGCTTTTTAGCAGCACCTTCTATTCAACGAATATATGCAGCTTTTATTTTAATTGTTGGTTATTATATTTTCATCTTTTTTAATTGTTTTATTTCAGCGATGATTTACCAGCTAAATCGCCCAAGATTAAACCAAGATTTCATCATTGTTCTTGGCTGTGGATTAAATGGGGATAAAGTGACTCCCTTGCTAGCTAGTCGCTTAAATACTGCCAAACGTTTTTATCTTAAGCAAAAACATCGTACAACGCCACCGCTGATTATTGTTTCTGGTGGTCAAGGACCTGATGAATTAGTTGCTGAAGCAACCGCAATGAAACATTATTTAATTGAGCAGGGCATCCCTGAAAAACACCTTATTATCGAGGATAAATCCACTACTACAGAAGAAAACTTACGCTTCTCTAAAAAAATAATGGATGGTTTAAAAGATACCTATTCTAGTATTTTTGTTACAAATAATTATCACACATTCCGAGCTGGTATTTTTGCCAAACGTGTTCATCTTGATAGTGGTGGCATCGGTGCTCATACGGCACCTTATTACTTACCCACTGCCTTTGTTAGAGAATACATCGCTATACTGATGCTACACAAATGGTTACATCTCTGTGTGACAATACTACTGATTGCTTTACTCATTTTTGCTTAA
- a CDS encoding aminotransferase class I/II-fold pyridoxal phosphate-dependent enzyme → MVDFEKAEIVKSLPFNYFSGIDDKVAAKIDAGEDVIDLASGSPDLAMDPAVLAAIQLALTDPSNQAYPPFTGKAKLKQAVANFYQRMYGVVIDAEKEVMIVNSSGVSVVAVPQTLLNPGDTILLTNPAYPPYFAAAKLAQAEVYEMPALAENAFLPDFEEIPIEVAKKAKVMMLNYPNNPTGAVATTTFFEKAITFCEKYHIALIHDFAYAAIGYNGVKPLSLMQMGNGKNIGVELYTASKTFSMAGYRFGFVVGNESIISAFKNYHSNAYSTVPGFIQDGMTAALNGSYAKIESNRHIYEERLNALVSGLQTIGWKVEAPQGSLFAWFKVPKGYTSETFADCLLEKANIAVAPGSGFGSEGKDYVRVSVLQELPRIHEVIDRIDKLNLF, encoded by the coding sequence ATGGTTGATTTTGAAAAGGCAGAGATTGTAAAATCTCTGCCTTTTAATTATTTTAGTGGAATAGATGATAAAGTAGCAGCGAAAATAGATGCTGGGGAAGATGTTATTGATTTAGCAAGTGGTAGTCCTGATTTGGCAATGGATCCAGCTGTTTTAGCTGCGATACAATTAGCTCTTACAGATCCAAGTAACCAGGCTTATCCGCCGTTTACGGGTAAAGCAAAACTTAAACAGGCAGTAGCTAACTTTTATCAACGGATGTATGGCGTAGTAATAGATGCTGAAAAAGAAGTGATGATTGTTAATTCATCGGGTGTAAGTGTAGTTGCTGTACCACAAACGCTTTTGAATCCTGGTGATACCATTTTATTAACTAATCCAGCTTATCCACCGTATTTTGCTGCTGCAAAATTGGCGCAAGCTGAAGTATATGAAATGCCAGCACTAGCTGAGAACGCTTTTTTACCTGATTTTGAAGAAATTCCAATTGAAGTAGCTAAGAAAGCGAAAGTAATGATGTTAAATTACCCTAATAATCCAACAGGTGCCGTGGCAACGACAACGTTTTTTGAAAAAGCGATAACATTTTGTGAAAAGTACCATATTGCACTTATTCATGACTTTGCTTATGCAGCAATTGGCTACAATGGTGTTAAACCATTGAGCCTAATGCAAATGGGTAATGGAAAAAATATCGGAGTAGAATTGTACACAGCTTCCAAAACATTTTCGATGGCAGGTTATCGTTTTGGTTTTGTAGTCGGAAACGAATCAATTATCTCCGCTTTTAAAAATTATCATAGCAATGCTTACAGTACTGTTCCTGGTTTTATTCAAGATGGAATGACTGCAGCTTTAAATGGCTCTTATGCTAAAATTGAAAGCAATCGTCACATTTATGAAGAACGTTTAAACGCCTTAGTAAGCGGATTACAAACAATCGGTTGGAAGGTAGAAGCGCCACAAGGCTCACTTTTTGCATGGTTTAAAGTGCCGAAAGGATATACTAGTGAAACGTTTGCCGATTGTTTATTAGAAAAGGCAAATATTGCGGTTGCACCAGGTTCTGGATTTGGTTCTGAGGGGAAGGATTATGTCCGTGTGAGTGTGTTACAAGAGTTACCGCGTATTCATGAAGTGATTGATAGAATCGATAAGCTTAATTTGTTTTAG
- a CDS encoding YfhO family protein, whose translation MKKIWNVVQSNFIYYIWAFMIPLVIMALVYYSLGIYWGSERSILASDSFSQYSNFHASLNNVLHGKASLFYNWNLGLGFNYYALMSYYLGGIFPFFVVFFSNANMPDVLYLMTIVKVGVIGLSFWIYAKETFKINHYFHLGLSVAYALMSFVGAYSMSIMWLDALIYLPMVVLGINRLLQKSKPTLLFVAYALLFISNYYMGFMVGIFTVMYVICMVILEPEGRLRKLVLYFSTSILAGLTSMIMILPMILDLRNNGEKLSTITSFLTEETHLWDMVVKSMIGVYDTTKYNSIPFTYVGLLPLIMAIFFFVTPKIALKTKVVLGSLLMIIFISFNISALNLFWQGMHSPYMFLFRYSYLFSFTVVMLAGYGLAKYERKDSGKLVVISVILAAVFLGVKYLLPETLYTYVTMDSLYLTLAFLLIYVVIFSLAGFNKDIKKYLALLLVIVMVSEAAVNMRTMINGVLSDWNYPARTAYSEPYSTYREVVEKTVGKDTKEFYRTETMNPVSANDAINYGFNGISQFSSVRNRNALSFMNDLGFKSRGTNLNIRYGNNTLLMDALFGVRYNISKVPINKFGFSQYSNDKGYYVFRNTDALPLGMVTADKINNFKVKPKDNLGTQAALFSQLAKSTNTYFTRNQPAVVSTENITLSKDTNSGNVTYTAIKDKIDKKITWKVHVPANKQAYMSLWPTDYGQLSSSSVLMTVNGINKATQLSINGQYHDLGYYPKAQDIEFTTNFYGTDVITLSDPVVVFMDVNQYQDDVARIAQNGVDFKVEGRKATADVTVKEAKQTIFTTIPYDKGWKLYVDGKLTPINSVNDAFLSLPVEKGKHKIELVFFPEGLVSGIILFFVGIGAFCLLLIYNRRMDKYK comes from the coding sequence ATGAAAAAAATATGGAACGTTGTACAAAGCAATTTTATTTATTATATCTGGGCTTTCATGATACCCCTTGTCATCATGGCGCTTGTTTATTACAGTTTAGGAATATACTGGGGAAGTGAACGTTCTATCTTAGCAAGTGATAGTTTTTCTCAATATAGTAATTTTCATGCAAGTTTAAATAATGTGCTACATGGAAAGGCGAGTCTTTTTTATAATTGGAACTTGGGATTAGGCTTTAATTATTATGCATTAATGTCTTACTACTTAGGTGGTATTTTTCCATTCTTTGTTGTGTTCTTTTCTAATGCGAATATGCCAGATGTCTTGTATTTAATGACAATTGTTAAAGTTGGCGTTATTGGATTGAGCTTTTGGATCTATGCGAAAGAAACCTTTAAAATCAATCATTATTTTCATCTTGGTTTGAGTGTTGCTTACGCATTAATGTCGTTTGTTGGTGCCTATTCGATGTCAATCATGTGGTTGGATGCACTCATCTATTTACCGATGGTTGTTTTGGGAATAAATCGCTTATTGCAAAAGTCTAAACCTACTTTATTATTCGTGGCTTATGCTCTATTATTTATTTCTAATTACTATATGGGTTTTATGGTGGGAATATTTACCGTTATGTACGTCATTTGCATGGTTATACTCGAACCTGAAGGACGTTTACGTAAGTTAGTGTTATATTTTAGCACATCGATACTAGCAGGTTTAACATCGATGATTATGATTTTGCCAATGATTTTAGATTTACGAAATAATGGTGAAAAATTATCGACAATCACAAGTTTTTTAACAGAAGAAACACATTTATGGGATATGGTAGTCAAATCAATGATAGGTGTTTATGACACAACGAAGTATAATAGTATTCCTTTTACATATGTTGGATTGTTACCTCTCATTATGGCGATTTTCTTTTTTGTTACACCAAAAATAGCCTTGAAAACAAAAGTTGTTTTGGGTTCATTATTAATGATTATTTTTATTAGTTTTAATATATCGGCACTTAATCTATTTTGGCAAGGGATGCATTCTCCATACATGTTCTTGTTCCGTTATTCGTATCTGTTTTCATTCACAGTTGTGATGTTAGCAGGGTATGGCTTAGCAAAATATGAACGAAAAGACAGTGGTAAACTTGTAGTTATCAGTGTTATATTAGCGGCAGTATTCCTAGGTGTGAAGTATTTATTACCAGAAACACTCTATACTTACGTAACAATGGATTCACTCTATTTAACCCTAGCCTTTTTACTTATATATGTCGTTATATTTTCTTTGGCTGGCTTTAACAAAGATATAAAAAAATACTTAGCATTACTTTTAGTAATTGTAATGGTGAGCGAAGCGGCTGTTAATATGCGAACAATGATTAATGGTGTACTTTCTGATTGGAATTATCCAGCAAGAACCGCTTATTCAGAACCGTATTCAACATACCGGGAAGTGGTTGAAAAAACAGTTGGAAAAGATACTAAAGAATTTTACCGTACAGAAACAATGAATCCTGTATCTGCCAATGATGCCATAAACTATGGTTTTAACGGTATTAGCCAATTTTCATCTGTGCGTAATCGAAACGCCCTTTCATTTATGAATGATTTAGGTTTTAAATCACGGGGGACCAATCTAAATATTCGTTATGGTAATAATACGTTGTTGATGGACGCATTGTTTGGTGTTCGTTACAATATTTCAAAAGTGCCTATTAATAAGTTTGGTTTTAGCCAATATTCAAATGACAAAGGTTACTATGTTTTTAGAAATACTGATGCGTTACCTTTAGGTATGGTTACTGCTGATAAAATTAATAACTTCAAAGTGAAACCAAAAGATAACTTGGGAACACAAGCTGCCTTGTTTAGTCAGTTAGCTAAATCAACCAATACTTACTTTACACGCAACCAACCAGCTGTAGTCAGTACTGAAAATATTACGCTATCAAAAGATACAAACTCAGGCAATGTTACTTATACCGCGATAAAAGATAAAATAGATAAAAAAATCACTTGGAAAGTTCATGTTCCAGCCAATAAACAAGCCTATATGAGTTTATGGCCAACCGATTATGGTCAATTGAGCTCTTCTTCCGTATTGATGACTGTGAATGGCATTAATAAGGCAACTCAGTTATCTATTAATGGACAATACCATGATTTAGGCTATTATCCTAAAGCGCAGGATATTGAATTTACAACTAATTTTTATGGAACAGATGTTATCACATTAAGCGATCCAGTTGTTGTGTTTATGGATGTTAATCAATACCAAGATGATGTTGCTAGAATTGCTCAAAACGGTGTTGATTTTAAAGTGGAAGGTCGTAAAGCAACCGCTGATGTCACTGTGAAAGAAGCTAAACAGACAATCTTCACAACCATTCCTTATGATAAAGGATGGAAGCTTTATGTGGATGGCAAACTAACGCCAATTAATTCTGTAAATGATGCATTTTTATCACTTCCTGTTGAAAAGGGCAAACATAAGATAGAACTTGTCTTTTTCCCTGAAGGTCTAGTATCAGGGATAATCCTCTTCTTTGTTGGAATTGGCGCTTTCTGCCTATTGTTAATTTACAACAGAAGAATGGATAAATATAAATAA
- a CDS encoding YcnI family protein — protein sequence MKKLSIVLLTVIGVFGLNISASAHVTVKPAVSQTESYETYTMKVPNEKDILTNKVVLVIPKEVTFYNYQPIPGWKVTTDKTKDDKIERVTWEKEKNAGGIDVGQFQQFSFDAKNPDKEGSIDWDAYQYYEDKSIVEWTGDSDSDSPHSQTTIEKAAEKTDSHGHTKVTDTKDSGKESTNNTNTIALWVISGLALLASVMAIVLSTRKK from the coding sequence TTGAAAAAATTAAGTATAGTATTATTAACAGTTATTGGAGTATTCGGTCTGAATATTTCAGCAAGCGCACATGTCACAGTTAAACCAGCAGTTTCACAAACAGAGTCTTACGAAACATATACGATGAAGGTGCCGAATGAAAAAGATATTCTTACAAACAAGGTAGTGCTAGTTATACCAAAAGAAGTTACGTTTTATAATTATCAACCTATCCCTGGTTGGAAAGTTACAACTGATAAAACAAAAGATGACAAAATTGAACGCGTGACTTGGGAAAAAGAAAAAAACGCAGGCGGTATCGATGTAGGTCAATTTCAGCAATTTAGTTTTGATGCTAAAAATCCCGATAAAGAGGGATCAATTGACTGGGATGCGTATCAGTATTATGAAGATAAAAGTATCGTCGAGTGGACTGGTGATTCCGATTCAGACTCACCACATTCTCAAACAACTATTGAAAAAGCAGCAGAAAAAACAGACTCTCATGGACATACAAAAGTTACAGATACTAAGGATTCAGGGAAAGAATCAACCAATAACACAAATACAATTGCCCTCTGGGTTATAAGTGGGTTAGCCTTATTAGCAAGTGTAATGGCTATTGTCCTTTCTACAAGAAAAAAGTAA